A region from the Plutella xylostella chromosome 8, ilPluXylo3.1, whole genome shotgun sequence genome encodes:
- the LOC105388810 gene encoding myosin heavy chain, muscle isoform X2 codes for MPKAVVQEGEDPDPTPYLFVSLEQKRIDQSKPYDGKKACWVPDDKEGFLQGEIKATKGDLVTVVLPGGETKDFKKDLVGQVNPPKYEKAEDMSNLTYLNDASVLYNLKQRYYHKLIYTYSGLFCVAINPYKRFPVYTFRCAKLYRGKRRSEVPPHIFAISDGAYVNMLTNHENQSMLITGESGAGKTENTKKVIAYFATVGASQKKDPNAEKKGSLEDQVVQTNPVLEAFGNAKTVRNDNSSRFGKFIRIHFGPSGKLAGADIETYLLEKARVISQQALERSYHIFYQMMSGSVPGLKGICMLSNDIMDYHIVAQGKTVIPGVDDGEEMRLTDQAFDILGFTQEEKNDVYKITASVMHMGGMKFKQRGREEQAEADGMEEGERVAKLLGVDCQDLYKNLLKPRIKVGNEFVTQGRNITQVTNSVGALCKGVFDRLFKWLVKKCNETLDTKQKRQHFIGVLDIAGFEIFDFNGFEQLCINFTNEKLQQFFNHHMFVLEQEEYQREGIEWTFIDFGMDLQNCIDLIEKPMGILSILEEESMFPKATDATFVEKLNNNHLGKSAPYLKPKPPKPGCQAAHFAIGHYAGNVGYNISGWLEKNKDPLNDTVVDQFKKGQNKLLIEIFADHPGQSGDAAAAKGAGGKRAKGSAFQTVSSLYREQLNNLMTTLRSTQPHFVRCIIPNELKQPGLIDSHLVMHQLTCNGVLEGIRICRKGFPNRMVYPDFKLRYKILCPKLIKEPITPEKATEKILESTGLDSESFRLGRTKVFFRAGVLGQMEELRDDRLSKIMSWMQAYIRGYLSRKEFKKIQEQRLALQVVQRNLRKYLQLRTWPWWKLWQKVKPLLNVSRVEDELAKLEEKAAKAQEAFEKEEKLRKELEVLNAKLLEEKTALLSNLEGGGRELQDTQERAAKLQAQKNDLESQLRDTQDRLTQEEDARNQLFQNKKKLEQEVAGLKKDVEDLELAVQKSEQDKATKDHQIRNLNDEIAHQDELINKLNKEKKMQGETTQKTAEELQAAEDKVNHLNKVKQKLEQTLDELEDSLEREKKLRGDVEKQRRKVEGDLKLTQEAVADLERNKKELEQTIQRKDKEISSLTAKLEDEQSLVSKSQKQIKELQARIEELEEEVESERQARAKAEKQRADLARELEELGERLEEAGGATSAQIELNKKREAELSKLRRDLEEANIQHESTLANLRKKHNDAVAEMGEQLDQLNKLKAKAEKERSQYFSEVNDLRAGLDHVSNEKAAQEKMVKQLQHQLNEVSNKADEANRTLNDLDAAKKKLSIENSDLLRQLEEAESQVSQLSKIKVSLTTQLEDTKRLADEESRERATLLGKFRNLEHDLDNIREQVEEEAEGKADLQRQLSKANAEAQIWRSKYESEGVARSEELEEAKRKLQARLAEAEETIESLNQKVVALEKTKQRLATEVEDLQLEVDRATAIANAAEKKQKAFDKIIGEWKLKVDDLAAELDASQKECRNYSTELFRLKGAYEEGQEQLEAVRRENKNLADEVKDLLDQIGEGGRNIHEIEKARKRLEAEKDELQAALEEAESALEQEENKVLRAQLELSQVRQEIDRRIQEKEEEFENTRKNHQRALDSMQASLEAEAKGKAEALRMKKKLEADINELEIALDHANKANAEAQKNIKRYQAQIKDLQTALEEEQRARDDAREQLGISERRANALQNELEESRTLLEQADRARRQAEQELGDAHEQLNELSAQAASLSAAKRKLESELQTLHSDLDELLNEAKNSEEKAKKAMVDAARLADELRSEQEHAQTQEKLRKALEQQIKELQVRLDEAEANALKGGKKAIQKLEQRVRELENELDGEQRRHADAQKNLRKSERRIKELTFQAEEDRKNHERMQDLVDKLQQKIKTYKRQIEEAEEIAALNLAKFRKAQQELEEAEERADLAEQAISKFRGKGRAGSVARGVSPAPPRSRPSAFDGFGTFPPRFDLAPENDF; via the exons ATGCCGAAGGCAGTGGTTCAAGAGGGCGAGGACCCCGACCCAACCCCATACCTGTTCGTGTCTCTGGAACAGAAGCGAATTGACCAGAGCAAGCCCTACGATGGCAAGAAGGCATGCTGGGTGCCCGACGACAAGGAGGGTTTCCTGCAGGGAGAGATCAAGGCCACCAAGGGAGACCTGGTGACCGTCGTGCTCCCCGGAGGCGAG ACGAAAGACTTCAAGAAAGACCTTGTGGGTCAAGTCAACCCACCTAAGTACGAGAAAGCCGAGGATATGTCCAACTTGACATACCTCAACGACGCTTCTGTGTTGTATAACCTGAAGCAGAGATATTACCATAAGCTCATCTAC ACGTACTCCGGTCTCTTCTGTGTGGCTATCAACCCCTACAAGAGATTCCCGGTGTACACCTTCCGTTGTGCCAAGCTCTACCGAGGCAAGCGTCGTTCGGAGGTGCCCCCCCACATCTTCGCCATCTCTGACGGTGCCTACGTCAACATGTTGACCAACCACGAGAACCAGTCTATGTTGATTAC CGGAGAGTCTGGTGCCGGAAAGACTGAGAACACGAAGAAGGTAATTGCGTACTTCGCCACCGTCGGTGCGTCCCAGAAGAAGGACCCCAACGCGGAGAAGAAGGGATCCCTGGAGGACCAGGTCGTCCAGACCAACCCGGTGCTTGAAGCCTTCGGTAACGCCAAGACCGTGCGTAACGACAACTCCTCCCGATTC GGTAAATTCATCCGTATCCACTTCGGCCCCTCTGGAAAACTGGCCGGAGCTGACATTGAGACCT ATCTGCTTGAGAAGGCTCGTGTCATCTCCCAGCAGGCTCTGGAACGTTCTTACCACATCTTCTACCAGATGATGTCTGGTTCCGTTCCCGGACTTAAGG gaATTTGCATGTTGTCTAACGACATCATGGACTACCACATCGTGGCGCAGGGCAAGACCGTGATCCCCGGAGTCGATGACGGCGAGGAGATGAGACTGACCGAT CAAGCCTTCGACATCCTCGGTTTCACCCAAGAGGAGAAGAACGACGTGTACAAGATCACCGCGTCCGTCATGCACATGGGAGGCATGAAGTTCAAGCAGAGGGGTCGTGAGGAGCAGGCTGAGGCCGACGGCATGGAG GAGGGAGAGCGTGTTGCTAAGCTCCTCGGTGTCGACTGCCAGGACCTGTACAAGAACCTGCTGAAGCCCCGCATCAAAGTCGGTAACGAGTTCGTGACCCAGGGTCGTAACATCACCCAGGTGACCAACTCCGTCGGTGCCCTCTGCAAGGGTGTGTTCGACCGTCTCTTCAAGTGGCTGGTCAAGAAGTGTAACGAGACTCTGGACACCAAGCAGAAGAGGCAGCACTTCATCGGTGTGCTGGATATCGCCGGTTTCGAGATCTTCGAC TTCAACGGTTTCGAACAACTCTGCATTAACTTCACCAATGAGAAACTTCAGCAGTTCTTTAACCACCACATGTTCGTTCTGGAGCAAGAAGAGTACCAGCGCGAAGGAATCGAATGGACTTTCATTGACTTTGGCATGGACCTCCAGAATTGCATTGACCTTATTGAAAAG CCCATGGGTATCCTCTCCATCCTTGAGGAAGAGTCTATGTTCCCGAAAGCCACTGACGCCACCTTCGTGGAGAAGTTGAACAACAACCACTTGGGCAAGTCTGCTCCTTACCTGAAGCCGAAGCCCCCCAAGCCTGGTTGCCAGGCCGCTCACTTCGCCATCGGCCATTACGCCGGTAAC GTCGGCTACAACATCTCTGGATGGCTGGAGAAGAACAAGGACCCCCTGAACGACACCGTCGTCGACCAGTTCAAGAAGGGTCAGAACAAGCTGCTGATCGAGATCTTCGCTGACCACCCTGGCCAGTCCGgagacgccgccgccgccaagG GCGCTGGAGGAAAGCGCGCTAAGGGTTCCGCGTTCCAGACCGTATCATCACTCTACAGG GAACAACTGAACAACCTGATGACCACTCTGAGATCCACCCAGCCTCACTTCGTCCGTTGTATCATCCCCAACGAGTTGAAGCAGCCTG GTCTCATCGACTCTCACCTTGTCATGCACCAGCTGACCTGTAACGGTGTGCTTGAAGGCATCCGTATTTGCCGTAAAGGTTTCCCCAACAGGATGGTGTACCCTGACTTCAAGCTCCG ATACAAAATTCTGTGCCCGAAGCTCATCAAAGAACCGATAACTCCTGAGAAAGCCACAGAAAAAATCCTTGAATCTACAGGATTGGATTCTGAGTCTTTCCGACTCGGACGGACAAAG GTGTTCTTCCGCGCCGGAGTGCTGGGTCAGATGGAGGAGCTGCGTGACGACCGTCTCTCCAAGATCATGTCCTGGATGCAGGCCTACATCCGTGGTTACCTGTCCCGTAAGGAGTTCAAGAAGATCCAGGAGCAGAG GTTGGCTCTCCAAGTTGTCCAGCGCAACTTGCGCAAGTACCTGCAGCTCCGCACCTGGCCGTGGTGGAAGTTGTGGCAGAAGGTCAAGCCTCTGCTCAACGTCTCCCGTGTCGAGGATGAGCTCGCG AAACTGGAGGAGAAGGCAGCCAAGGCGCAGGAGGCCTTCGAGAAGGAGGAGAAGCTCCGCAAGGAGCTGGAGGTGCTGAACGCCAAGCTGCTGGAGGAGAAGACGGCGCTGCTGTCCAACCTGGAGGGCGGCGGCCGCGAGCTGCAGGACACGCAGGAGCGCGCCGCCAAGCTGCAGGCTCAGAAGAACGACCTCGAGAGCCAGCTCAGG GACACCCAGGACCGCCTCACCCAGGAGGAGGACGCGCGCAACCAGCTGTTCCAGAACAAGAAGAAGCTGGAGCAGGAGGTCGCCGGCCTCAAAAAGGACGTGGAGGACCTGGAACTGGCCGTGCAGAAGTCCGAGCAGGACAAGGCCACCAAGGACCACCAGATCCGCAACCTCAACGATGAGATCGCCCACCAGGACGAGCTCATCAACAAGCTCAACAAGGAGAAGAAGATGCAGGGCGAGACCACCCAGAAGACCGCCGAGGAGCTGCAGGCCGCCGAGGACAAGGTCAACCACCTCAACAAGGTCAAGCAGAAGCTCGAGCAGACCCTGGACGAGCTCGAGGACTCCCTGGAGCGCGAGAAGAAGCTCCGCGGAGACGTCGAGAAGCAGAGGAGGAAGGTGGAGGGCGACCTCAAGCTGACGCAGGAGGCCGTCGCCGACCTGGAGCGCAACAAGAAGGAGCTCGAGCAGACCATCCAGCGCAAGGACAAGGAGATCTCCTCCCTGACCGCCAAGCTGGAGGACGAGCAGTCCCTCGTGTCCAAGTCGCAGAAGCAGATCAAGGAGCTGCAGGCGCGCATCGAGGAGCTGGAGGAGGAGGTGGAGTCGGAGCGCCAGGCGCGCGCCAAGGCCGAGAAGCAGCGCGCCGACCTGGCCCGCGAGCTGGAGGAGCTGGGCGAGCGGCTGGAGGAGGCCGGCGGTGCCACCTCGGCCCAGATCGAGCTCAACAAGAAGCGCGAGGCCGAGCTTAGCAAGCTCCGCCGCGACCTGGAGGAGGCCAACATCCAGCACGAGTCCACGCTCGCCAACCTGCGCAAGAAGCACAACGACGCCGTCGCCGAGATGGGCGAGCAGCTCGACCAGCTCAACAAGCTCAAGGCTAA GGCTGAGAAGGAACGTTCTCAATACTTTAGCGAAGTCAATGACCTCCGCGCTGGTCTCGACCACGTGTCCAACGAAAAG GCTGCCCAAGAGAAGATGGTGAAGCAGCTGCAGCACCAGCTCAACGAGGTGTCCAACAAGGCCGACGAGGCTAACCGCACCCTCAACGACCTGGACGCCGCCAAGAAGAAGCTCTCCATCGAGAACTCCGACCTGCTGCGCCAGCTCGAGGAGGCTGAGTCCCAGGTGTCTCAGCTGTCCAAGATCAAGGTGTCGCTCACCACCCAGCTCGAGGACACCAAGAGGCTCGCCGACGAGGAATCCAGG GAGCGCGCCACGCTCCTCGGCAAGTTCCGCAACTTGGAGCACGACCTCGACAACATCCGCGAGCAAGTGGAGGAGGAGGCCGAAGGCAAGGCTGACCTGCAGCGCCAGCTCAGCAAGGCCAACGCCGAGGCCCAGATCTGGCGCTCCAAGTACGAGTCCGAGGGAGTCGCCCGCTCCGAGGAGCTGGAGGAGGCCAAGCGCAAGCTCCAGGCCCGCCTCGCCGAGGCCGAGGAGACCATCGAGTCCCTCAACCAGAAGGTCGTCGCTCTCGAGAAGACCAAGCAGCGCCTCGCCACCGAGGTCGAGGACCTGCAGCTCGAGGTCGACCGCGCCACCGCCATCGCCAACGCCGCCGAGAAGAAGCAGAAGGCCTTCGACAAGATCATCGGAGAATGGAAGCTCAAGGTCGACGACCTCGCCGCCGAGCTCGACGCCAGCCAGAAGGAGTGCCGCAACTACTCCACCGAACTGTTCCGTCTCAAGGGCGCCTACGAGGAGGGCCAGGAGCAGCTCGAGGCCGTGCGCCGCGAGAACAAGAACCTGGCCGACGAGGTCAAGGACCTGCTCGACCAGATCGGCGAGGGAGGCCGCAACATCCACGAGATCGAGAAGGCCCGCAAGCGCCTCGAGGCCGAGAAGGACGAGCTCCAGGCCGCCCTCGAGGAGGCCGAGTCCGCGCTCGAGCAGGAGGAGAACAAGGTGCTCCGCGCTCAGCTCGAGCTGTCGCAGGTGCGCCAGGAGATCGACCGCCGCATCCAGGAGAAGGAGGAGGAGTTCGAGAACACGCGCAAGAACCACCAGCGCGCCCTCGACTCCATGCAGGCTTCCCTCGAAGCCGAGGCTAAGGGCAAGGCAGAGGCCCTGCGCATGAAGAAGAAGCTCGAGGCCGACATCAACGAGCTGGAGATCGCCCTCGACCACGCCAACAAGGCCAACGCCGAGGCCCAGAAGAACATCAAGCGCTACCAGGCCCAGATCAAGGACCTGCAGACCGCGCTGGAGGAGGAGCAGCGCGCGCGCGACGACGCCCGCGAGCAGCTCGGCATCTCCGAGCGCCGCGCCAACGCGCTGCAGAACGAGCTGGAGGAGTCGCGCACGCTGCTGGAGCAGGCGGaccgcgcgcgccgccaggCCGAGCAGGAGCTGGGCGACGCGCACGAGCAGCTCAACGAGCTGTCCGCGCAGGCCGCCTCGCTGTCCGCCGCCAAGAGGAAGCTCGAGTCCGAGCTGCAGACGCTGCATTCCGACCTCGACGAGCTGCTCAACGAGGCCAAGAACTCCGAGGAGAAGGCCAAGAAGGCGATGGTGGACGCCGCGCGCCTGGCCGACGAGCTCCGTTCCGAGCAGGAGCACGCGCAGACGCAGGAGAAGCTGCGCAAGGCGCTCGAGCAGCAGATCAAGGAGCTGCAGGTGCGTCTGGACGAGGCCGAGGCCAACGCCCTCAAGGGAGGCAAGAAGGCCATCCAGAAGCTCGAACAGAGGGTGCGCGAGCTCGAGAACGAGCTTGACGGCGAACAGAGGAGACACGCCGACGCCCAGAAGAACCTGCGCAAGTCCGAGAGGCGCATCAAGGAGCTCACGTTCCAGGCCGAGGAGGACCGCAAGAACCACGAGCGCATGCAGGACCTGGTCGACAAGCTGCAGCAGAAGATCAAGACCTACAAGAGGCAGATCGAGGAGGCGGAGGAGATCGCCGCGCTCAACCTGGCCAAGTTCCGCAAGGCCCAGCAGGAGCTGGAGGAGGCGGAGGAGCGCGCCGACCTGGCCGAGCAGGCCATCAGCAAGTTCCGCGGCAAGGGCCGCGCCGGCTCCGTCGCACGAGGAGTCAGCCCCGCG CCCCCCCGCTCGCGCCCCTCTGCATTCGATGGCTTCGGCACCTTCCCACCGAGGTTCGACCTGGCGCCTGAAAACGACTTCTAA